In the genome of Mucilaginibacter sp. 14171R-50, the window TCTATCTTCATCAGGTAGTGCAATAACTTCACGAATGCGGTTAAGTGTGGAACTGTCCAATTCCATATCAGTTTTACCAACAAGAAAATCCAAAGAAACTTCCAGGGCATCGGCCATACGGATGACAACCTCAATAGAGGGTTTAACTTCGTCACGTTCATACCTGCCGATAATATCACCCGATGTTTCCACGCGCTTGCCGAGATCAGCCTGCTATCAAATCTAACAGTTAAACAAAAATAAGTGATATAAATAGCATCAAAGTAAGATAAGTCTTGTTTAATTCTGATATATCTTTTTTTGTGATAAATAAGTCGTAAAACTTTTTTTTAACATGTCTAAACTTATAACGGAAAATGCGGAGCTATTGATCTACCTGGACGGCAAACTGCGCGTTACCATCTTGGGCGGTATCAAGCTAACGGGCTTAGA includes:
- a CDS encoding helix-turn-helix domain-containing protein; this encodes METSGDIIGRYERDEVKPSIEVVIRMADALEVSLDFLVGKTDMELDSSTLNRIREVIALPDEDRKQVFMVVDALIRDFKAKKAYAH